The following proteins are co-located in the Egicoccus sp. AB-alg2 genome:
- a CDS encoding sigma factor-like helix-turn-helix DNA-binding protein yields the protein MNDSSKRGSRGGDRGGRRGGGSGGAGGGGGGTGRDQSRRQPASGARRGGRPERPENETVAQLAGPLERVLKRLPETQRRVLELRMGLTDGHPHDLADTARELGLSMSEAREIEKRAFEHIREAVPLQQLQRFLSK from the coding sequence ATGAACGATTCCTCGAAGCGTGGATCGCGGGGCGGCGACCGTGGTGGCCGGCGCGGCGGCGGCAGTGGCGGCGCTGGCGGCGGTGGTGGTGGCACCGGCCGCGACCAGTCGCGCCGGCAGCCGGCCTCCGGGGCCCGCCGCGGCGGCCGTCCCGAGCGGCCGGAGAACGAGACCGTCGCCCAGCTGGCCGGCCCGCTGGAGCGGGTCCTGAAGCGCCTGCCGGAGACCCAGCGGCGGGTGCTGGAGCTGCGGATGGGGCTGACCGATGGCCACCCGCACGACCTGGCCGACACGGCCCGGGAACTCGGCCTGTCGATGAGCGAGGCGCGCGAGATCGAGAAGCGGGCCTTCGAGCACATCCGCGAAGCCGTACCGCTGCAGCAGCTGCAGCGTTTCCTGTCGAAGTAG
- a CDS encoding HD-GYP domain-containing protein yields the protein MTGQTRLNAYVAGLAVAALAALAWAVPLVSWQAALAAALAVFVSEAFASHFREDVDVSLTNVVVLVLVMIGGTPLAVVSALGSLPIFAIRVTQQRAIRIPFNVAQFAVTATVSGFAFETMHQLFDATFVDWTFLAAVLMASVSHSVTNHAFVAGAVHFSSSEHFMAVFRSVGPSMLLQVPYVGIAVLAVVILEAASPWALLLMAVPTLIARHGLLAFQRLDESYDRLVRGFVKAIEIKDLYTRGHSERVAELSVHVAEELGVPYDQRRLTRYAALLHDVGKIGVPLCIINKPGPLDEQEFGAMKQHPSIGAEILHDIDFLAPAIDIVRFHHERLDGRGYPHGIGADDLSDIVRIVTVVDAFDAMTSTRSYRRALTVDTAIAELRRCGGTQFDPRMVEALARVVERIGWEPTVEFASAEHLHGHSIPVGTAQERLDADPATEGQP from the coding sequence GTGACGGGGCAGACGCGCCTCAACGCCTATGTCGCCGGGCTGGCAGTCGCCGCTCTGGCAGCATTGGCCTGGGCGGTCCCGCTCGTCAGCTGGCAGGCTGCGTTGGCGGCCGCCCTCGCAGTGTTCGTGAGCGAGGCCTTCGCCTCCCATTTTCGTGAGGACGTCGACGTCTCCTTGACCAATGTCGTCGTGCTCGTGCTGGTGATGATCGGCGGCACGCCTCTGGCAGTCGTGTCAGCCCTCGGGTCGCTTCCGATCTTCGCGATTCGTGTCACCCAACAGCGGGCCATCCGGATCCCGTTCAACGTGGCGCAGTTCGCCGTGACCGCCACCGTCAGCGGGTTCGCCTTCGAGACGATGCACCAGCTGTTCGATGCAACGTTCGTCGATTGGACATTCCTGGCGGCCGTCCTGATGGCGTCGGTGAGCCACAGCGTCACCAATCACGCCTTCGTGGCAGGAGCCGTGCACTTCTCGAGTTCCGAACACTTCATGGCGGTGTTCCGGTCGGTCGGCCCCTCGATGTTGTTGCAGGTGCCTTACGTCGGTATCGCCGTGCTGGCCGTGGTGATCCTGGAGGCCGCCTCGCCTTGGGCACTCCTGCTCATGGCCGTCCCGACCCTTATCGCGCGGCATGGGCTCTTGGCCTTCCAGCGCCTCGACGAGTCCTACGACCGTTTGGTGCGCGGATTCGTGAAGGCCATCGAGATCAAGGATCTCTACACGCGCGGGCATTCCGAACGCGTCGCAGAGCTCTCGGTCCACGTGGCCGAGGAACTCGGTGTGCCCTACGACCAGCGGCGTCTGACGCGCTACGCCGCGTTGCTGCACGACGTCGGCAAGATCGGCGTGCCGCTGTGCATCATCAACAAGCCGGGCCCGCTCGACGAGCAGGAGTTCGGGGCGATGAAGCAGCACCCGAGCATCGGCGCCGAGATCCTCCACGACATCGATTTCCTCGCGCCGGCCATAGACATCGTCCGGTTCCACCATGAGCGACTCGACGGCCGTGGCTACCCCCACGGCATCGGCGCCGACGACCTCTCCGACATCGTGCGGATCGTGACGGTGGTCGACGCGTTCGACGCCATGACGTCGACGCGCTCGTACCGCCGGGCCCTGACGGTCGACACGGCCATCGCCGAACTGCGGCGCTGTGGCGGGACACAGTTCGACCCGCGCATGGTGGAAGCCCTCGCGCGGGTGGTCGAGCGCATCGGCTGGGAGCCGACGGTCGAGTTCGCGAGTGCCGAGCACCTGCATGGGCACAGCATCCCGGTTGGCACGGCGCAGGAACGGCTCGATGCGGATCCGGCGACGGAGGGTCAGCCATGA
- a CDS encoding DUF5317 domain-containing protein: MPFVLLVVLVAVAVSYVRGGRLGNVAEAPLHHGWLLAAGVGLQVVVDLAAGRGALTPGAGSTYALLLASQLLVVGWVVLNRHLPGLVLVAAGLAMNAVVMAANGAMPVSPEAVAALGIDGAVVPPGKHMLLDDATRLPWLADIIPVPPIRSIISVGDIVLALGLLPLTHALMTWPRARDEETAPAESREQH; this comes from the coding sequence TTGCCGTTCGTCCTGCTGGTCGTCCTGGTGGCCGTCGCCGTGTCCTACGTGCGTGGCGGGCGTCTGGGCAACGTCGCCGAGGCACCGCTGCACCACGGTTGGCTGTTGGCCGCGGGGGTGGGGCTGCAGGTCGTGGTCGATCTCGCGGCTGGCCGCGGCGCGCTGACGCCCGGCGCGGGGTCGACGTACGCACTGCTGCTGGCGAGCCAACTGCTGGTCGTCGGTTGGGTGGTCCTCAACCGGCACCTGCCCGGCCTGGTGCTCGTGGCCGCGGGGCTGGCGATGAACGCGGTCGTGATGGCCGCCAACGGCGCGATGCCGGTGTCGCCCGAGGCGGTCGCCGCGCTGGGCATCGACGGGGCCGTGGTCCCGCCCGGCAAGCACATGCTGCTCGACGACGCCACGCGGCTGCCGTGGTTGGCCGACATCATCCCGGTCCCGCCGATCCGGTCGATCATCTCCGTCGGCGACATCGTGTTGGCCCTCGGCCTGCTCCCGCTCACGCACGCGTTGATGACCTGGCCGCGGGCCAGGGACGAGGAGACGGCACCTGCGGAGTCGCGCGAGCAGCACTGA